A genomic window from Streptomyces mirabilis includes:
- a CDS encoding DUF6193 family natural product biosynthesis protein gives MTDIVEAAWRKILATAGEHTRPEGLPLLGPFTKMVQVAYAEPQLRQLCPWAGMWELHFSRCTGFRPTWDIPYIGTLTDGRYYVEGPHRNSPRIAETDSAQAAVAMVIERLPPGCGPAFAGTAEELAAYERKADPSGSKSR, from the coding sequence GTGACCGACATCGTTGAAGCTGCCTGGCGCAAGATCCTGGCAACCGCCGGGGAGCACACCCGGCCGGAGGGTTTGCCGCTCCTGGGGCCGTTCACCAAGATGGTGCAGGTGGCCTACGCCGAGCCGCAGCTTCGTCAGCTCTGCCCGTGGGCGGGTATGTGGGAGCTGCACTTCAGCAGGTGCACGGGGTTCCGTCCCACCTGGGACATCCCCTACATCGGCACTCTGACGGACGGCCGGTACTACGTCGAGGGACCGCATCGCAACAGCCCGCGGATCGCCGAAACGGACAGCGCGCAGGCCGCCGTAGCCATGGTCATCGAGCGACTACCACCAGGCTGCGGTCCGGCCTTTGCGGGAACCGCCGAGGAGCTGGCGGCTTACGAGAGGAAGGCGGACCCGAGTGGGAGCAAGAGTCGATGA
- a CDS encoding Na+/H+ antiporter codes for MTGLTVILLLVVLATAVATGARRWSLPAPSLLVVAGLVVGLMPWVPEVRLPPHVINVLVLPPLLYAAAGEISVRDLRTVWRPVTGLVFGLVLASAIAVGYVAHAITPLTAATAFILGSVLASTDPVAVTALGRRLSLPPRVQAMVQAESLFNDATSLVLYKVAVATAVSGSAISVPGTVEQFLILAGGGGLIGAAVAAVVALIRRRTEDPMLETVIALVTPYASYVIAEQSHTSGVTAVIVSGVVLGSTGHKLSNAPVRLQVHAVYDTVTFLLESVVFALIGLELPSAVRHLARDEHGWPLWVPVIAFTLLAVRLLWIFPLSALIHHRHREVDNRLSWRVPAVLSWAGTRGVMPLAAALSIPLVTHTGAPLPHRALILTLTTGTIALTLIFQGFTLVPIVRRSGIALEPERTAREEARTRRHIANAALEELKQLGDLDQLADLGAAAEAALKQARRHLEARIHQVEDAHYSDPDARPADAYREIRQTLIAIEAAELERLYEANKISNATRRRIQYELDLEEASLRDRG; via the coding sequence ATGACCGGCCTGACCGTCATCCTGCTGCTCGTGGTTCTGGCCACCGCCGTGGCGACCGGTGCCCGACGCTGGAGCTTGCCCGCCCCCTCGCTCCTCGTAGTTGCCGGTCTGGTCGTGGGGCTGATGCCCTGGGTTCCAGAGGTGCGCCTGCCGCCTCACGTGATCAACGTGCTGGTGCTGCCACCGCTGCTCTACGCCGCGGCCGGGGAAATCTCCGTCCGCGACCTGCGCACCGTGTGGCGGCCTGTGACCGGCCTGGTCTTCGGCCTGGTCCTCGCCTCGGCCATCGCCGTCGGGTACGTGGCCCACGCGATCACCCCGCTCACGGCCGCGACCGCGTTCATCCTCGGCTCTGTCCTGGCCAGCACCGACCCCGTGGCCGTGACCGCGCTTGGCCGGCGCCTGTCTCTCCCACCGCGCGTACAGGCCATGGTGCAGGCGGAAAGCCTCTTCAACGATGCCACCTCACTGGTCCTGTACAAGGTCGCCGTGGCCACCGCGGTGTCCGGCAGCGCCATCAGTGTGCCCGGGACCGTTGAGCAGTTCCTGATCCTGGCAGGCGGAGGAGGCCTCATCGGCGCGGCGGTCGCCGCAGTGGTGGCCCTGATCCGCAGACGGACCGAGGACCCCATGCTGGAGACCGTCATCGCATTGGTCACGCCGTACGCCTCTTACGTCATCGCGGAGCAATCGCACACCTCCGGCGTGACCGCCGTCATCGTGTCCGGGGTCGTCCTCGGCAGCACCGGCCACAAGCTCAGCAACGCCCCCGTCCGGCTCCAGGTCCACGCCGTCTACGACACCGTGACCTTCCTGCTGGAGAGCGTCGTCTTCGCCCTGATCGGCCTCGAGCTCCCCTCGGCCGTCCGTCATCTCGCGCGCGACGAGCACGGCTGGCCACTGTGGGTGCCGGTGATCGCCTTCACTCTGCTGGCGGTCCGCCTGCTGTGGATCTTCCCGCTGTCCGCCCTGATCCACCACCGGCACAGGGAGGTCGACAACCGCCTCTCCTGGCGCGTCCCGGCTGTCCTGTCCTGGGCGGGCACCCGAGGCGTCATGCCGCTGGCAGCCGCGCTCTCCATCCCCCTGGTCACCCACACAGGGGCGCCGCTGCCGCACCGGGCGCTCATTCTCACGCTCACCACCGGGACCATCGCGCTCACTCTGATCTTCCAGGGTTTCACCCTGGTCCCCATCGTCCGCCGCTCCGGCATCGCTCTGGAACCGGAGCGCACCGCCCGCGAGGAGGCCCGGACCCGCCGACACATTGCAAACGCCGCTCTCGAAGAGCTCAAACAGCTTGGCGATCTGGATCAGCTCGCTGATCTGGGTGCCGCTGCCGAGGCCGCCTTGAAACAGGCCCGTCGTCATCTGGAAGCGCGCATCCACCAGGTTGAAGACGCCCACTACAGCGACCCGGACGCCCGTCCTGCCGACGCCTACCGCGAGATACGCCAGACACTCATCGCCATCGAGGCGGCCGAGCTCGAGCGCCTCTACGAAGCGAACAAGATCAGCAACGCCACCCGGCGCCGGATCCAGTACGAACTCGACCTCGAAGAAGCCAGCCTCCGTGACCGCGGCTGA
- a CDS encoding cold-shock protein, which produces MVTATVREWNGEEGWGVLDSPETPGGCFGHFSHIQATGFRTLSPGQQVDLTWEAPGFKQDGYDYRAMSIVSRPA; this is translated from the coding sequence ATGGTGACGGCAACTGTCCGCGAGTGGAACGGCGAGGAGGGCTGGGGCGTGCTCGACTCCCCCGAGACCCCCGGTGGCTGCTTCGGCCACTTCTCCCACATCCAGGCGACTGGCTTCCGCACACTGTCGCCCGGACAGCAGGTGGACCTCACATGGGAGGCCCCCGGCTTCAAACAAGATGGCTACGACTACCGCGCGATGAGCATCGTGTCGCGGCCTGCCTGA
- a CDS encoding zinc ribbon domain-containing protein has product MVSDLRSPTRTTCNQQQLPWPKPHRRVQHPGPRTLPHLPTCGHTAKENRPTQEKFHCVACGHTAHADTVAATNVLRAGLVHRDANPA; this is encoded by the coding sequence TTGGTCAGCGATCTCCGATCGCCTACGAGAACGACTTGCAACCAGCAGCAACTACCCTGGCCCAAGCCGCATAGACGTGTTCAACATCCGGGGCCAAGGACCCTCCCGCACCTGCCCACATGCGGGCACACGGCGAAGGAGAACCGGCCCACACAGGAGAAATTCCACTGCGTCGCCTGCGGCCACACCGCGCACGCCGACACAGTGGCAGCCACCAACGTTCTACGGGCCGGGCTGGTCCATCGCGACGCCAACCCGGCATAG
- a CDS encoding transposase, whose protein sequence is MPTAPSKAHRSSTPPRPPRSPIRPSRSRCRRQWRPTDIHSSLAAPPGRGLVAPRRERQCAGPCRRARELVIDALAVAERTRGSLTGAVLRRSIESAQYTSRAFAEICRSAGVRQSMGAVGSSADNAAAESFNAAFKRETLKGRKGWSNEHEARLDAFRWLTRYNTRRRHSRLGQRSPIAYENDLQPAATTLAQAA, encoded by the coding sequence ATGCCCACCGCACCAAGCAAGGCTCATCGGTCTTCTACACCGCCGCGGCCGCCTCGGAGCCCGATCCGGCCGAGCCGCAGCAGGTGCAGAAGGCAGTGGCGGCCGACTGACATCCACAGCAGCCTGGCAGCGCCACCGGGCCGCGGTCTGGTGGCGCCCCGGCGGGAGCGTCAGTGCGCGGGGCCCTGCCGACGCGCCCGCGAGCTCGTCATCGACGCCCTGGCGGTCGCCGAGCGGACCCGCGGGAGCCTGACCGGAGCGGTGTTGCGACGATCGATTGAATCCGCCCAATACACGAGTAGGGCCTTCGCTGAAATCTGCAGGTCAGCAGGGGTCCGGCAGAGCATGGGCGCGGTCGGGTCCAGTGCGGACAACGCCGCCGCGGAAAGCTTCAACGCTGCCTTCAAGAGAGAGACGCTCAAGGGCCGTAAAGGCTGGTCAAACGAGCACGAGGCGCGACTCGACGCCTTCCGCTGGCTGACCCGATACAACACCCGACGCCGGCACTCCCGCCTTGGTCAGCGATCTCCGATCGCCTACGAGAACGACTTGCAACCAGCAGCAACTACCCTGGCCCAAGCCGCATAG